In Ferrimicrobium sp., the sequence CGCTCGTACCAAATTCATCAATGGAGATTATCGGCGCAGACAATCGCTCTGCCAGCGTATGGGCGAGGGTTGTCTTCCCGGAGCCGCCATAGCCCGAGATCCCGATTATTGCTGAGGCTCCTGGGAGACCTCGGATAGGTACGAGAATTTCGTCGAGCGAGGGCTCCCACCGCGGGTGGCTGTTGTTCATCACATGTCACTATATCAGACACCTCGTGTCGGTGCTTACTCAGCTTCTTGACGTTGGAGTCCTTGCTCCCGAAGAAGTGGCCAAGGGTTGGGCATTGGCGAAGCGATATCAAGAGAAACTGTTCGCGGTGTGACGTGCGCCGTGATTGGGCACAGCAAAGTGGGAAAATGAGTAGGGAAAGGATGGCGTGACGTCATGACTGTTGGAGAGAAATATAGTTGGCTGACCAACCTAGAGTGTGGTTGAAACTACTCACGATACGGGACACGGTTCTTCCTTCGAACGAGGAGAATATAGGTATGGGAGAAACGCCAAGAACAGAAAACTAGGAATGAGAAGACTCGTCGACGCTTTTGACGACGAATTCAAAAACGACGCGGTGAGACTCGTTGAGAGCGGAAACTTACCTTTGAGGCAGGTAGCCGAGGATCTTGGCATCTCGAAGGCCACCCTGTCCAACTGGGTAGACAAAGCTCGCAAGGAGCGGCGGGATGTGGGGGTGACCCCGGATCTCGCTGCAGAAATCCGTAGGCTCCGCAAGGAGAACGAGCAGCTCAGAATATCCAAAACCTCACTACCCCTCACCAACAGGGGGTCTGTGCACGTATTCTCTTTGATACCTGACGCGGCGGCAGGTGGTGTTCCTAGGGCTGTGGGGTCGTGAGAGCAAGTGCCATGCGGTGACGGAGGTTCGCCCCGACGTTGTCGGCGACTGCAACGATAATGGGTTGTCTCTTCCACTCCACCCTCAACGATCCTAATTGTTTCTTTAACTGACCATCGTTTTGATGGTTCACACCGGCCCTCTTGGCCGCTAGCAGTTGCCGATGCAACTCATTGTTGCAACCAATGGTACCTGCGGTCTCCGCTCTGGAGCAAGCGTTTCAGTCCCTTGACTTTCGCGCCTCACGAGGACTTGACCGTTCCCAGATACTGTCCTTGGCAA encodes:
- a CDS encoding transposase produces the protein MRRLVDAFDDEFKNDAVRLVESGNLPLRQVAEDLGISKATLSNWVDKARKERRDVGVTPDLAAEIRRLRKENEQLRISKTSLPLTNRGSVHVFSLIPDAAAGGVPRAVGS